AGAGTGTGGAGGCGAGAGCCGACGCGCTGCAATGCTCCGAGGCGATCGTCTTCATACAGCAAACCCTCCGATGGATGTGACCCATCGGAGGGTTTGTTGCTTCAACTCCCGGACCTCAATCTCCGGGATGACTCATGTCTCCCCGTAGCACCAGAGGCTCAGACTCCCGCTACCAGCGCGACCGCGAACCCCGTACGTCGATGTGGATGAACGGTCCGCGGGCGCCGTTGTCCAGGTACACCCCCGCCCCGCCGACCAGCTCCGGGTACTTCGCCTCCACCCGGTCGACGGCGCGCAGCATGACCTCGGCGTCGCGCACGTCGCGGCGGCCGTCCTGGTTCAGGTCGTCGATGTAGTTGTCCTGGTCGCTGTCCACCCAGACGTCCGCGGCGTCCCCGTAGGTGTGGCGGGAGAGCTTCGCGCGCCCCCCCTCGCCCGGGCCGTTGTAGGCGGGGGTGCGGAAGCCGCTCATGACGGCCATGTGGTCCGCGCGGATCCCCATGGCGCGCAGCTCCTGCATCACCAGCTCCAGCTTGTCGATCAGCCGAAGGTCCAGAGCAACGTACTTGGGCCAGACGGAGAACTGGTTCTTGGTGAGGAAGTTCCGCAGCCGGAAGTGCTCCGATACCTGGAGGTCCTGGTTCTCCGGAGTGACCTCGATGAACCCCGCGGGCGGTGCGTAGCGGTCGTCCCGGTCGCTCCCCTCCGTGTGCCAGCTCCCCATGTGGTAGCCGTTCACGAACCCGCCCCGCTTCGCCGCGAAGGGAACTCGCGTGAGCACCGTGAGGTCCCCGACCTCCTGGCTCCACCCCTCCCCGCGAAGATGGAGGCGCCAGGCGCCCGATCCCGCAGGAGCGCTCAGGGCGCCCCCGGCGAACGGCTCGCCCGCCGGTCCGGCGGCGCTCACCGGGGTCCCCAGGAGTCGCGGGCCCGAGCCCACCGGCGCGCCCAGGAGCCCCTCCCCGCGCGCCGGGCGCGTCCCGGGGAGCGGGCTCCACTCGTACGCGACCGGCGCAGGAGCGGCGCCGTCCCACACCAGCGGCAGCTCCAGCGGCTGCGCGGGGTCGACGATCGCCACCCGGAGAGCCCCGCTCAGCCCGAACATGCTCCGGGCCAGCCGCGCGGCGGGAAGGTCCCCGCGCAGCGAGTCCGCGGAAGGAGAGGTCGGGGAGGCGGAGGCGACGGTGCCGGGGGCGGCGAGGCCCAGGGCGGTGCCGAGCGCGAGCGCGGCGGTGACGGACGCGGCGAGACCGGGGCGCGAACGGGGCATTTCGGCTCCTGCGTTTGGGAACGGCGGTGAAACGGAAGGACGGCGCGAACCGGTCAGGAGCGGAGCTCCACCAGCTCCAGGACGGGGTGGCCCATCATGGGGGACGCACCGGTCCGGACGCGTCCCACGAAGGTGAACCGCTGCAGGGGGAGCAGCCGGCGCACGGCGAGCGCCTGCTCGGGCGAGACGGCGATGTAGACGAAGCCGGCCTCGCCGTTCGGCTCGCGGGCCAGCACGTACAGCTCGCCGGGGGCGAAGTCCGTGCGGACCTCGTCGGCGCGCTGCAGGGCGATGAAGCGCGCGGACCACTCCACGCGCTCGCCGCGGTGCGCCTCCGGCTCCGCGCGGAGGACCGAGGGAGCGAGGGTCGTGGGCGCCGCCTCCGCGCCGGCCACCGGGGAGCGGGTCCATCCCTCCACCCGCACGCGGGTCCACTCCCCCTGGCGCCCGAGCGCCTGCACGCGCGCGCCCCCCGGGAGAACCGCCAGGGTGTCGCCGTCCGGCGCCGACTGCAGCACCACGGGGCGGGCCGGGGC
The sequence above is drawn from the Longimicrobiaceae bacterium genome and encodes:
- a CDS encoding D-Ala-D-Ala carboxypeptidase family metallohydrolase produces the protein MPRSRPGLAASVTAALALGTALGLAAPGTVASASPTSPSADSLRGDLPAARLARSMFGLSGALRVAIVDPAQPLELPLVWDGAAPAPVAYEWSPLPGTRPARGEGLLGAPVGSGPRLLGTPVSAAGPAGEPFAGGALSAPAGSGAWRLHLRGEGWSQEVGDLTVLTRVPFAAKRGGFVNGYHMGSWHTEGSDRDDRYAPPAGFIEVTPENQDLQVSEHFRLRNFLTKNQFSVWPKYVALDLRLIDKLELVMQELRAMGIRADHMAVMSGFRTPAYNGPGEGGRAKLSRHTYGDAADVWVDSDQDNYIDDLNQDGRRDVRDAEVMLRAVDRVEAKYPELVGGAGVYLDNGARGPFIHIDVRGSRSRW